One Salipiger sp. CCB-MM3 genomic window carries:
- a CDS encoding TonB-dependent receptor — protein MTSTLRLSFMASASLIAIAGAAQAQSTADLFDLGEIVLEGEYDPSDPVPGYVATTAQTATKTGTPILETPQSISVITGEQIEDQGATTLGDTLGYTSGLLAQPYGTDPRFDAPTIRGFDGSNAQYLNGLRLLRDFGAPAFEIYSLERVEVLKGPASVLYGAGIPGGVINQIQKRAQFLSFGEVGVGLGDPKATEGFIDYNHAFSDTFAARVTAVARDSEEDVEDLENSRKYLGLATRWEPTEGTSLQFLGSWLKDSPITPAGVPYDLIGDADDEDLREFYAGDSSDDESERETLNLGFELNQELSANWELDVNFRYQKFDWDYTGFYVNNGVTDGDTITRGANITSEDSFTQNLDARITGTVDTGPVAHTLLFGMDLRRYGIKESTGFAYADDISFSNPSYNGANLSDAWYVETNDLTLEQFGIYAQDEMAFGNWRASLALRHDWASQEGTNWNNFGGATEIDQDDEATTGRAGLSYVFANGVAPYVSYATSFDPEIGADNSGNTYEPTKGEQWELGVKYQPLGFNGFFSAAIYDLKQTNLLTATTDANGVGDYNQIGEARSQGLELEGSVDLDNGWNLRGAYSWNLAEQTEGDNEGNDLPNAPMHNASLWANYSFAPDTVLAGLTVGGGARYIGERYGDAANTYHMEDVTLLDLQAAYAITEDMQVSVNVSNLTDEAYVANCGSFGCYYGDGRTVQARLTYKW, from the coding sequence ATGACCAGCACCCTCCGCCTGTCCTTTATGGCCAGCGCCAGCCTGATCGCCATTGCCGGCGCGGCGCAGGCGCAATCCACCGCAGACCTCTTCGATCTCGGCGAGATCGTTCTTGAAGGCGAATATGATCCCTCGGATCCGGTGCCGGGCTATGTCGCGACCACCGCGCAGACCGCCACCAAAACCGGTACGCCGATCCTCGAGACGCCGCAGTCGATCTCGGTGATCACCGGCGAGCAGATCGAGGATCAGGGCGCCACCACTCTGGGCGACACGCTGGGCTATACCTCGGGCCTGCTGGCGCAGCCCTATGGCACCGACCCGCGCTTCGATGCGCCGACCATCCGCGGCTTTGATGGCAGCAACGCGCAATATCTCAACGGCCTGCGGCTGCTGCGCGACTTCGGGGCGCCTGCCTTCGAGATCTATTCGCTGGAGCGTGTCGAAGTGCTGAAGGGCCCGGCCTCGGTGCTTTATGGTGCTGGCATTCCCGGCGGCGTGATCAACCAGATCCAGAAGCGCGCGCAGTTCCTCAGCTTCGGCGAGGTCGGCGTTGGTCTCGGTGATCCCAAGGCGACCGAAGGCTTCATCGACTACAACCACGCCTTCAGCGACACCTTCGCCGCCCGCGTCACCGCCGTGGCGCGCGACAGCGAGGAAGACGTCGAGGACCTGGAAAATTCCCGCAAGTACCTCGGCCTTGCCACCCGCTGGGAGCCGACCGAAGGCACCTCGCTGCAGTTCCTCGGCTCGTGGCTGAAGGACAGCCCGATCACCCCGGCCGGTGTGCCCTATGATCTGATCGGCGATGCAGACGATGAAGACCTGCGCGAGTTCTACGCGGGCGACAGCAGCGACGATGAAAGCGAGCGCGAGACGCTTAACCTCGGCTTCGAGCTCAATCAGGAACTGAGCGCGAACTGGGAGCTGGACGTCAATTTCCGCTACCAGAAGTTCGACTGGGACTATACGGGCTTTTACGTCAACAACGGCGTGACCGACGGCGACACCATCACCCGCGGCGCCAATATCACCTCCGAGGACAGCTTCACCCAGAACCTCGACGCGCGGATCACCGGCACCGTCGACACCGGCCCGGTGGCGCATACGCTGCTCTTCGGCATGGACCTGCGCCGCTACGGCATCAAGGAATCCACCGGCTTTGCCTATGCCGACGACATCAGCTTCTCGAACCCGTCCTATAATGGCGCGAACCTTTCCGATGCGTGGTACGTCGAGACCAACGACCTGACGCTCGAGCAATTCGGCATCTACGCGCAGGACGAGATGGCCTTTGGCAACTGGCGCGCGTCGCTGGCGCTGCGCCACGACTGGGCCAGCCAGGAAGGCACCAACTGGAACAACTTCGGCGGCGCGACCGAAATTGACCAGGACGACGAGGCCACCACTGGCCGCGCGGGTCTGAGCTATGTCTTCGCCAATGGCGTTGCGCCCTACGTCAGCTACGCCACCTCTTTCGATCCCGAGATCGGGGCGGACAACAGCGGCAACACCTATGAGCCGACCAAGGGCGAGCAGTGGGAACTGGGCGTGAAATACCAGCCGCTCGGCTTCAACGGCTTCTTCAGCGCGGCGATCTATGACCTCAAGCAGACCAACCTGCTGACCGCGACGACCGACGCGAACGGCGTGGGCGATTACAATCAGATCGGCGAGGCGCGCTCGCAGGGGCTGGAACTGGAAGGCTCGGTCGATCTCGACAACGGCTGGAACCTCCGCGGTGCCTATAGCTGGAACCTCGCCGAGCAGACCGAGGGCGACAACGAGGGCAACGATCTGCCGAACGCGCCGATGCACAACGCCAGCCTCTGGGCCAACTACAGCTTTGCGCCCGATACGGTGCTGGCGGGTCTGACCGTTGGCGGTGGCGCGCGCTACATCGGCGAGCGCTACGGCGATGCGGCCAACACCTACCATATGGAAGATGTCACGCTGCTCGATCTGCAGGCGGCCTATGCGATCACCGAGGACATGCAGGTCTCGGTCAACGTCAGCAACCTGACCGACGAGGCCTATGTGGCCAACTGCGGCTCTTTCGGGTGCTACTATGGCGACGGTCGCACGGTGCAGGCGCGCCTGACTTACAAGTGGTGA
- a CDS encoding helix-turn-helix domain-containing protein — MTFMPRMTSQTRAIHPLRPLRWRRWGGAIADVWHVRGEAGGGGFYSSPDPRLVVFLGAPDSALRLRTGPDAAWMEGIAAFYIPAGMPLWSELTEGRDYAHLDLHLEAGPLAQRLRAPGGGSQMERAHFLSGGTRAAALAAMLADEVQAPARPEMMLDGLLSALLCEVLDLGVTEQAPRRGGLAPHVIRDLRSHAVAALHRRIEVAELAELAGLSESWLTRAFKQSLGTTPQRWLTQLRLEAAMALMTDSPMPLAEIAAEVGFADQAHLTRAFRSAHGVTPGAWRRARLSAISSNRDGLVQASDDFPS; from the coding sequence ATGACCTTCATGCCTCGCATGACCTCTCAGACCCGAGCCATCCACCCGCTGCGCCCCCTGCGCTGGCGGCGCTGGGGCGGTGCGATCGCCGATGTCTGGCACGTGCGGGGCGAGGCGGGCGGAGGCGGATTCTACAGCTCTCCCGATCCGCGGCTGGTGGTATTTCTGGGCGCGCCGGACAGCGCGCTGCGCTTGCGCACCGGCCCGGATGCGGCGTGGATGGAAGGGATCGCCGCCTTCTACATTCCAGCGGGGATGCCGCTCTGGAGCGAACTGACCGAGGGTCGGGACTATGCGCATCTCGATCTGCATCTGGAGGCGGGCCCCTTGGCGCAGCGGCTGCGCGCCCCCGGGGGCGGATCGCAGATGGAGCGTGCGCATTTCCTCTCCGGCGGCACCCGCGCTGCGGCGCTGGCGGCGATGCTGGCCGATGAGGTGCAGGCCCCTGCCCGGCCCGAGATGATGCTCGACGGGCTGCTGTCGGCCCTGCTTTGCGAAGTGCTCGACCTTGGCGTGACCGAGCAGGCCCCGCGCCGCGGCGGCCTTGCGCCGCATGTGATCCGCGATCTGCGCAGCCATGCCGTCGCGGCGCTGCACCGCCGGATCGAGGTGGCGGAACTGGCGGAACTGGCGGGCCTGTCGGAAAGCTGGCTGACCCGCGCCTTCAAGCAAAGCCTCGGCACCACGCCGCAACGCTGGCTGACGCAATTGCGGCTGGAGGCGGCGATGGCGCTGATGACCGACAGCCCCATGCCGCTTGCCGAGATCGCCGCCGAAGTGGGCTTTGCCGATCAGGCGCATCTCACCCGAGCCTTCCGCAGCGCCCATGGCGTGACGCCCGGAGCATGGCGGCGGGCGCGTTTGAGCGCGATTTCGTCAAATCGCGACGGTCTGGTTCAAGCGAGCGATGATTTCCCGAGTTAA
- a CDS encoding creatininase family protein, translating into MKRYWADYSSREFAALDREKLVAVLPLGAIEQHGPHLPMSVDSCTVNGVVSRLAETLPETSPVVFLPTQTITKSNEHSAFPGSLTLSAETLLRAWTEIGACVARSGVRKIVLLNGHGGNIPAMDIVARELREKHQMMAFALSWFAAGMPEGVYSERERRHGIHAGDMETSVMLTLDPANVDMSQARDFPSQAEVWAQETPSIALPGPAKPAWLTQDLSSAGACGEAHLASAEKGEATLDHAVTQLTRIFDEIDRAPLSRLDAHPDW; encoded by the coding sequence ATGAAACGATACTGGGCCGATTACAGCAGCCGCGAGTTTGCCGCGCTCGACCGCGAGAAGCTGGTTGCAGTGCTACCTCTGGGCGCCATTGAACAGCACGGCCCGCATCTGCCCATGTCGGTCGACAGCTGCACGGTGAACGGCGTGGTCTCACGCCTTGCCGAGACGCTGCCGGAGACCAGCCCGGTCGTCTTCCTGCCCACGCAGACAATCACCAAGAGCAATGAGCACAGCGCCTTTCCCGGCAGCCTGACGCTTTCGGCCGAGACGTTGCTGCGCGCATGGACCGAGATCGGCGCCTGCGTCGCGCGCTCGGGCGTGCGCAAGATCGTCCTGCTCAACGGGCACGGCGGCAATATCCCCGCCATGGACATCGTCGCCCGCGAGCTGCGCGAGAAGCACCAGATGATGGCCTTTGCCCTGAGTTGGTTCGCCGCCGGGATGCCCGAGGGGGTCTATTCCGAGCGTGAGCGCCGCCACGGCATTCACGCGGGCGACATGGAAACCTCGGTGATGCTGACGCTGGACCCTGCGAACGTCGACATGTCGCAGGCCCGTGATTTCCCCTCTCAGGCAGAGGTCTGGGCGCAGGAGACCCCTTCGATCGCGCTGCCCGGACCGGCGAAACCGGCGTGGCTGACGCAGGATCTCAGTAGCGCAGGAGCCTGCGGCGAGGCACATCTCGCCAGCGCCGAAAAAGGCGAGGCGACGCTCGATCACGCGGTGACACAGCTCACACGGATCTTCGACGAGATCGACCGCGCGCCGCTGTCGCGCCTTGATGCGCATCCCGACTGGTAA
- a CDS encoding ABC transporter ATP-binding protein, which produces MPLDTSATPSVQAAAQIEMSHVFKRFDNGTLALQDMDLTIRQGEFVSLLGPSGCGKSTALRMISGLLAPSSGQITVNGHAPGEGVQGGDVSFVFQEPTLMPWATVFDNVYLPLKLRGLSRREAAAQVTEALEMVGLAKFAESYPRELSGGMKMRVSIARAMVTKPKLLLMDEPFAALDEMTRFKLNNDVLNLWRRNGLTVIFVTHSVFESVYLSSRVVVMAPRPGRVVHDVALPDASARDAHYRTTPEYAETCRLVSDALEGTMDDVDLNH; this is translated from the coding sequence ATGCCCCTCGACACCTCCGCCACCCCCTCTGTGCAGGCCGCCGCGCAGATCGAGATGTCCCACGTCTTCAAGCGTTTCGACAATGGCACGCTGGCGCTGCAGGACATGGACCTCACCATCCGGCAAGGCGAGTTCGTCAGTCTTCTCGGGCCCTCAGGCTGCGGCAAGTCGACGGCGCTGCGGATGATCTCGGGGCTGCTGGCACCGTCCTCGGGCCAGATCACCGTCAACGGCCACGCCCCCGGAGAGGGCGTGCAGGGCGGCGATGTCAGCTTCGTCTTCCAAGAGCCGACGCTGATGCCTTGGGCCACGGTCTTCGACAATGTCTATCTGCCGCTAAAGCTGCGCGGGCTCAGCCGCCGCGAGGCTGCAGCGCAGGTGACCGAGGCGCTGGAGATGGTCGGGCTTGCGAAATTCGCCGAGAGCTACCCGCGCGAGCTGTCGGGCGGCATGAAGATGCGCGTCTCGATCGCCCGCGCCATGGTGACGAAGCCCAAGCTGCTGCTGATGGACGAGCCCTTTGCGGCGCTCGACGAGATGACCCGCTTCAAGCTCAACAACGACGTGCTGAACCTCTGGCGGCGCAACGGGCTGACGGTGATCTTCGTGACCCATTCGGTGTTCGAGAGCGTCTACCTGTCGAGCCGCGTCGTGGTGATGGCGCCGCGTCCGGGCCGCGTGGTGCACGACGTGGCGCTGCCCGATGCCTCTGCCCGCGACGCGCACTACCGCACCACGCCTGAATATGCCGAGACCTGCCGTCTCGTCTCCGATGCACTGGAAGGGACCATGGACGATGTCGACCTCAACCACTGA
- a CDS encoding ABC transporter permease yields the protein MAPQATPAKDTAEYPALRAARRERHLQILMPCAALLCALGLWEFLVRYNEIPHYLIPAPSLIAKTLWTDGPSLLSSAWFTVKLTLLSLGLAIIGGVALGMIFALSRTVERSLFPFAVILQVTPVVAIAPLILIYVDSTFAALLICAWIVAFFPILSNTAIGMRSADHNLRDLFTLYGASKWQRLRYLLIPSALPYFMAALKIAGGLALIGAVVAEFVAGTAGQNTGLASRILESSFRGEIPRMFAALFLVSMLGIVIFLATSWLSRAVLGHWHESEIKRQG from the coding sequence ATGGCCCCGCAGGCCACCCCCGCAAAAGACACCGCAGAATACCCCGCGCTGCGCGCTGCGCGCCGCGAGCGGCACCTGCAAATCCTCATGCCCTGCGCCGCGCTGCTCTGCGCGCTTGGGCTGTGGGAATTCCTCGTGCGCTATAACGAGATCCCGCACTACCTGATCCCGGCGCCCAGCCTCATCGCCAAGACGCTCTGGACCGACGGGCCTTCGCTGCTGTCGAGCGCATGGTTCACCGTGAAGCTGACGCTGCTGTCGCTAGGGCTCGCGATCATCGGGGGCGTGGCGCTGGGAATGATCTTTGCGCTCTCGCGCACCGTCGAGCGCAGCCTCTTTCCCTTCGCGGTGATCCTGCAGGTGACACCGGTGGTGGCCATCGCGCCGCTGATCCTGATCTATGTGGACAGCACCTTCGCGGCGCTGCTGATCTGCGCGTGGATCGTCGCCTTCTTTCCGATCCTGTCGAACACCGCCATCGGCATGCGCAGCGCCGACCACAACCTGCGCGACCTCTTTACCCTCTACGGTGCCAGCAAATGGCAGCGCCTGCGCTACCTGCTGATCCCCTCGGCGCTGCCCTATTTCATGGCCGCGCTGAAGATCGCCGGGGGCCTCGCGCTGATCGGCGCCGTGGTGGCCGAGTTCGTCGCGGGCACCGCCGGGCAGAACACGGGGCTGGCCTCGCGCATCCTCGAAAGCAGCTTCCGGGGCGAGATCCCCCGCATGTTCGCGGCGCTTTTCTTGGTGTCGATGCTGGGCATTGTGATCTTCCTCGCCACCTCGTGGCTCTCGCGCGCCGTGCTGGGTCACTGGCACGAGAGCGAGATCAAGCGGCAGGGTTGA
- a CDS encoding amidohydrolase family protein yields the protein MSVTTLNGVALPGREGQWDVTLEGARITALAPSEAQGGGLLLPCFADAHVHLDKTFTVARVPSRPKSLHDAIELMAGDKPNWTASDLRQRAARGLRRAFANGTKAMRSHVDWTEAEMPEALPVLRALAEEWRGSVDLQLATLTPLDAFADLGARIAQEIAGTGAVLGAFVYRNDDIPGKLRAVFDLAEKHDLQLDFHVDEGLDPEAQGLDAILHETEARGMGGRVLVGHCCALSVRSEGEVADLLGRAGQAEMALCTLPTTNAFLQDATPGRTPRLRGLAPVHEARAAGMPVMLASDNVCDPFYPQGDYDLFDVYRMAVLAGHLDPAGWLSSVTETPAQWLGHDVQIKASAPADFIHIAASSLDDALNRPRAVRTVWRDGAPIPETSGDPA from the coding sequence ATGAGCGTGACCACGTTGAACGGCGTCGCGCTGCCCGGGCGCGAGGGGCAGTGGGACGTGACGCTGGAGGGCGCACGGATCACGGCGCTCGCCCCGTCCGAAGCGCAGGGGGGCGGGCTGCTGCTGCCCTGCTTTGCCGACGCGCATGTGCATCTCGACAAGACTTTCACCGTCGCCCGCGTGCCGAGCCGGCCGAAGTCGCTGCATGACGCCATCGAGCTGATGGCCGGGGACAAGCCAAACTGGACCGCCAGCGACCTGCGCCAGCGCGCCGCGCGCGGGCTGCGCCGCGCCTTCGCCAATGGCACCAAGGCAATGCGCAGCCACGTGGACTGGACCGAGGCGGAGATGCCCGAGGCGCTGCCGGTGCTGCGCGCACTGGCCGAGGAATGGCGCGGCAGCGTCGATCTGCAGCTTGCCACGCTGACCCCGCTGGATGCCTTTGCCGATCTTGGCGCGCGGATCGCGCAGGAGATCGCCGGGACCGGCGCCGTACTGGGTGCCTTCGTCTACCGCAACGACGACATCCCCGGAAAGCTGCGCGCGGTCTTCGATCTGGCCGAAAAGCACGACCTGCAGCTTGATTTCCACGTGGACGAGGGGCTGGACCCGGAAGCGCAGGGGCTCGACGCGATCCTGCACGAGACCGAAGCGCGGGGCATGGGGGGCCGGGTGCTGGTGGGCCATTGCTGTGCGCTTTCGGTTCGTTCCGAGGGCGAGGTCGCCGATCTACTGGGACGGGCAGGGCAGGCTGAGATGGCCCTTTGCACCCTGCCGACCACCAACGCCTTTTTGCAGGACGCCACCCCCGGTCGCACGCCGCGGCTGCGCGGGCTGGCGCCGGTGCATGAGGCGCGCGCTGCCGGGATGCCGGTGATGCTGGCTTCGGACAATGTGTGCGATCCGTTCTACCCGCAGGGCGACTACGACCTCTTCGACGTCTATCGGATGGCCGTGCTCGCCGGGCACCTCGACCCGGCAGGCTGGCTGTCCAGCGTCACCGAGACCCCGGCGCAGTGGCTCGGGCATGACGTTCAGATCAAGGCCAGTGCCCCCGCCGATTTCATCCATATCGCCGCCAGCAGCCTTGACGATGCGCTGAACCGCCCGCGCGCGGTCCGCACCGTCTGGCGCGATGGCGCCCCCATCCCCGAGACCTCCGGAGACCCCGCATGA
- a CDS encoding FAD-binding oxidoreductase: MTDTQLAEPQGRHAEALAALRQELDGLRFYDDERALEARSKDYFWYSQILEAELKDKRAELVVIPQTQDEVIRVAAAAARHKVPVTLRGGGTGNYGQCVPLEGGLVVDLTRLNRILEITPGHAHVEAGIRMSKLDDAARETGQELTMYPSTRSLATIGGFIAGGSGGIGSLRHGMLRDEGNLTYLKVLTLEEEPQVIELRGADVQKVHHAYGTNGIVLEVGLALTPSTDWLHTAALFDGYDKALRFATAAQEDGLDCYLLTPVERRFAPYYRKFEGYFPEDRDAVFAMVAPSDMDRFRARAEAEGATISFAMSMEEIHANRLQPAYECGWNHTTLQALKVDKGWTYLQVAYPRPFDIDLVMRQMARYGDEMFWHHEMARQDGEIQIFALPLVRFRGKDAMYALIAELEADGCTIFDPHVVTIEDGGMKTIDTAQIDFKKRADPYGLMNPGKTRGWRPDMARSA; encoded by the coding sequence ATGACCGATACGCAACTGGCCGAACCACAGGGCCGCCACGCCGAGGCGCTCGCCGCGCTGCGACAGGAACTCGACGGGCTGCGCTTTTATGACGACGAACGTGCGCTCGAAGCGAGGTCCAAGGATTACTTCTGGTACAGCCAGATCCTTGAAGCCGAACTGAAGGACAAGCGCGCCGAACTGGTGGTGATCCCGCAAACGCAGGACGAGGTGATCCGCGTCGCCGCTGCCGCCGCGCGCCACAAGGTGCCGGTCACCCTGCGCGGCGGCGGCACCGGCAACTACGGGCAATGCGTGCCGCTCGAAGGCGGGCTGGTTGTCGACCTCACGCGGCTGAACCGGATCCTTGAGATCACCCCCGGCCACGCCCATGTGGAGGCGGGCATCCGCATGTCCAAGCTCGACGATGCGGCGCGCGAGACCGGGCAGGAGCTGACCATGTATCCCTCGACCCGCAGCCTCGCCACCATCGGCGGCTTCATCGCGGGCGGCTCGGGCGGCATTGGCTCGCTGCGCCACGGGATGCTGCGGGATGAGGGCAACCTCACCTATCTCAAGGTGCTGACGCTCGAAGAAGAGCCGCAGGTGATCGAATTGCGCGGTGCGGACGTGCAGAAGGTGCACCACGCCTATGGCACCAACGGCATCGTGCTGGAGGTCGGCCTTGCGCTCACCCCCTCGACCGACTGGCTGCACACCGCCGCGCTCTTTGATGGCTACGACAAGGCATTGCGCTTTGCCACCGCTGCGCAGGAGGACGGGCTGGATTGCTACCTGCTGACCCCGGTGGAGCGCCGCTTTGCCCCCTACTATCGTAAGTTCGAGGGCTATTTCCCCGAAGATCGCGACGCCGTCTTCGCCATGGTCGCTCCCAGCGACATGGACCGTTTCCGCGCAAGGGCCGAGGCCGAGGGCGCCACGATCTCCTTTGCCATGAGCATGGAAGAGATTCACGCCAACCGCCTGCAGCCCGCTTATGAATGCGGCTGGAACCACACCACGCTGCAGGCGCTGAAGGTGGACAAGGGCTGGACCTACCTGCAGGTCGCCTATCCGCGGCCCTTCGACATCGATCTGGTGATGCGCCAGATGGCGCGCTACGGCGACGAGATGTTCTGGCACCACGAGATGGCGCGGCAGGACGGCGAGATCCAGATCTTCGCCCTGCCGCTGGTGCGCTTCCGCGGCAAGGACGCGATGTACGCGCTGATCGCAGAGCTGGAGGCCGACGGCTGCACGATCTTCGATCCGCATGTGGTCACCATCGAGGATGGCGGCATGAAAACCATCGACACGGCGCAGATCGACTTCAAGAAACGCGCCGATCCCTACGGGTTGATGAACCCGGGCAAGACCCGGGGCTGGCGCCCCGACATGGCGCGCAGCGCATAA
- a CDS encoding ABC transporter substrate-binding protein, producing the protein MTKLGISLTALAASLAASAAFAGDKIVFGTNWLAQGGHGGFYQALADGTYEKYGLEVEIRQGGPQVNNRPMLIAGKLDFLMAGNLLLSFDNVRNGIPTTVVAAIFQKDPQALIAHEGAYESWEDLASAPEILLSKDGQFSYWKWMVQDFGFRDEQVRPYGYNLAQFLGDEKMVQQAYATAEPLYAAAEGADVATYLMADYGWNTYATTIETRQQMIDENPDVVQRFVDASIEGWYTFLYGDHTAGYEAIIEANPDLTVEKLDTEMAQMAKLGIIDSGDALDLGIGALTEARIAKFYETAVNSGILEEGSVDLTKVANTSFVNQRHGMDIKAAAEGN; encoded by the coding sequence ATGACCAAACTCGGAATTTCGCTGACGGCACTCGCCGCATCGCTGGCCGCCTCCGCCGCTTTCGCCGGTGACAAGATTGTCTTCGGCACCAACTGGCTGGCACAGGGCGGCCACGGCGGTTTCTATCAGGCGCTGGCGGACGGCACCTACGAGAAATACGGCCTTGAGGTCGAGATCCGTCAGGGCGGCCCGCAGGTGAACAACCGCCCCATGCTGATCGCGGGCAAACTCGATTTCCTGATGGCGGGCAACCTGCTGCTGTCGTTCGACAACGTGCGCAATGGCATCCCCACCACGGTCGTCGCCGCGATCTTCCAGAAGGACCCGCAGGCGCTGATCGCCCATGAAGGTGCCTATGAGAGCTGGGAAGACCTCGCCAGCGCGCCCGAGATCCTGCTCAGCAAGGACGGCCAGTTCTCCTACTGGAAGTGGATGGTGCAGGACTTTGGCTTCCGCGACGAGCAGGTGCGCCCCTATGGCTATAATCTCGCGCAGTTCCTCGGCGACGAGAAGATGGTGCAGCAGGCCTATGCCACCGCCGAGCCGCTCTACGCCGCCGCTGAGGGCGCGGATGTGGCGACCTATCTGATGGCGGACTATGGCTGGAACACCTACGCCACCACCATCGAGACCCGCCAGCAAATGATCGACGAGAACCCGGACGTGGTGCAGCGCTTTGTCGATGCCTCGATCGAAGGCTGGTACACCTTCCTCTACGGCGATCACACCGCCGGGTACGAGGCGATCATCGAGGCCAACCCCGATCTGACCGTCGAGAAACTGGACACCGAAATGGCGCAGATGGCCAAGCTCGGCATCATCGACAGCGGCGACGCGCTGGATCTGGGCATTGGCGCGCTGACCGAGGCGCGGATCGCCAAATTCTACGAGACGGCGGTGAACAGCGGCATCCTCGAAGAGGGCTCGGTTGATCTGACCAAAGTGGCCAACACCTCCTTCGTCAACCAGCGCCACGGCATGGACATCAAAGCCGCCGCCGAAGGCAACTGA
- a CDS encoding NAD(P)H-dependent oxidoreductase has translation MRVLIIFAHPGRESYGAALFATARESLLRAGHEVEVIDLYAEGFDPVLTAEDWADYLNDTDRLVAKLDRHVSALRRAEALVMVYPTWMYGPPAILKGWMERVWLPGVAFDVASATKKRATGKLQNIRHLAVITTSGSPWWWLRLIRDPGRSMLTRGYRVLFHPRCRITWLQLHDMNHRKPKDLKAFLAKVDRRLSRLRGEKNRGRGDECRKSEA, from the coding sequence ATGCGTGTGCTGATCATTTTTGCCCATCCGGGCCGCGAAAGCTATGGCGCCGCCCTCTTTGCCACCGCGCGCGAGAGCCTGCTGCGCGCCGGGCATGAGGTCGAGGTGATCGACCTCTACGCCGAAGGCTTCGATCCGGTGCTCACCGCCGAGGATTGGGCCGACTACCTGAACGATACCGACCGGCTGGTCGCCAAACTGGACCGCCATGTCTCGGCCCTGCGCCGGGCCGAGGCGCTGGTGATGGTCTATCCGACGTGGATGTACGGCCCGCCTGCCATCCTCAAGGGCTGGATGGAGCGGGTCTGGCTGCCCGGCGTCGCCTTCGATGTGGCCAGTGCCACCAAGAAGCGCGCCACCGGCAAGCTGCAGAACATCCGCCATCTGGCGGTGATCACCACCTCGGGCTCTCCTTGGTGGTGGCTGCGGCTGATCCGCGATCCCGGACGCTCTATGCTGACGCGCGGCTACCGGGTGCTGTTTCATCCGCGTTGCCGGATCACGTGGTTGCAGCTACACGACATGAACCACCGCAAGCCCAAGGACCTGAAGGCCTTTCTGGCCAAGGTCGACCGCCGCCTGTCGCGGCTTAGAGGCGAAAAGAACAGGGGTAGGGGCGATGAATGCCGCAAGTCTGAAGCGTAA
- a CDS encoding TetR family transcriptional regulator C-terminal domain-containing protein, which produces MNAASLKRKEIHGAIREAALREFAATGLAGTSTQQLAKAAGITKAQLHYYITSKEDLYREVLEGIIAQWRDIFFVEGEQDDPAEVITGYVRRKLKLCLDQPEGSRLFVQELLRGAPEMEDHWAGLRASVDEASGVIRRWIDEGRMKPVDPVLFMMNIWAVTQHYADYQLQSRRVLDVPDEGALEFERIADEAVQLFLMRAGLA; this is translated from the coding sequence ATGAATGCCGCAAGTCTGAAGCGTAAGGAGATCCACGGCGCGATCCGTGAGGCCGCGCTGCGCGAGTTTGCCGCCACCGGGCTGGCGGGCACCTCGACGCAGCAATTGGCCAAGGCCGCCGGGATCACCAAGGCGCAGCTGCATTACTACATCACCTCGAAAGAGGACCTCTACCGCGAGGTGCTCGAAGGGATCATCGCGCAGTGGCGCGACATCTTCTTCGTTGAGGGTGAGCAGGATGATCCCGCCGAGGTGATCACCGGCTATGTGCGCCGCAAGCTGAAGCTCTGCCTCGATCAGCCGGAGGGCTCGCGGCTCTTTGTGCAGGAACTGCTGCGCGGCGCGCCCGAAATGGAGGATCACTGGGCCGGGCTGCGCGCCTCGGTTGACGAAGCCTCGGGCGTGATTCGCCGCTGGATCGACGAGGGCCGGATGAAGCCGGTGGATCCGGTGCTTTTCATGATGAACATCTGGGCCGTCACCCAGCATTACGCCGACTATCAGTTGCAGAGCCGCCGCGTGCTCGACGTGCCCGATGAGGGCGCGCTGGAGTTCGAGCGCATCGCGGATGAGGCGGTGCAGCTGTTCCTGATGCGCGCCGGACTGGCCTGA